In Phoenix dactylifera cultivar Barhee BC4 chromosome 11, palm_55x_up_171113_PBpolish2nd_filt_p, whole genome shotgun sequence, the following are encoded in one genomic region:
- the LOC120112344 gene encoding uncharacterized protein LOC120112344 codes for MAEMEEGLRDPEQQEEEQPWEERTLSRLQDSKIDQGPPFPMFPPPFFLSFFHLDSLMALSLSFWRVSRALRGEGAERVGGKKHKVKWMKRPMTMPQAIIEFLDEDLRENASRYLSNYLVEMAS; via the coding sequence ATGGCGGAGATGGAGGAAGGCCTCCGTGACCCAGAGCAGCAAGAAGAGGAGCAGCCATGGGAGGAAAGAACTCTAAGCCGCCTCCAAGACTCCAAGATCGATCAAGGTCCCCCTTTCCCCATGTTTccaccccctttctttctttctttcttccatcttGATTCTTTGATggcgctctctctttccttttggcGGGTTTCCAGAGCTCTCCGGGGCGAAGGAGCGGAAAGAGTTGGGGGCAAGAAGCACAAGGTGAAGTGGATGAAGAGGCCAATGACCATGCCCCAGGCCATCATCGAGTTCCTCGACGAAGATCTTAGGGAGAACGCCTCCAGATACCTAAGCAACTACCTCGTCGAG